A part of Pseudomonas sp. HR96 genomic DNA contains:
- the cpdA gene encoding 3',5'-cyclic-AMP phosphodiesterase, which yields MPNTPPSTANLPVLLVQLTDSHLFAEADGKLLGMATRDSLQRVIELVQAEQPHIDLILATGDLSQDGTVESYAAFEAMTSVFTAPKRWFAGNHDETLVMQEVTAGRELMKPVLDIGNWRVTLLDSSVSGSVPGYLADDQLQLLAQALSEAPERHHLVCLHHHPVSIDCKWMEPIGLRNPHALFEVLERFPQVRALLWGHIHQDYDQQQGGVRLLATPSTCIQFKPLSEQFALDDLAPGYRWLRLMPDGQIETGVSRVRDFQFTPDFTADGY from the coding sequence TTGCCCAACACTCCACCCTCTACCGCCAACTTGCCAGTGCTGCTGGTGCAACTGACGGACAGCCATCTGTTCGCCGAAGCGGACGGCAAGCTGCTGGGCATGGCCACTCGCGACAGTCTGCAGCGCGTCATCGAGCTGGTGCAGGCTGAGCAGCCGCATATTGACCTGATCCTCGCCACCGGCGACCTGTCGCAGGATGGTACGGTCGAGTCTTATGCGGCGTTCGAGGCAATGACCTCGGTGTTCACCGCCCCCAAACGCTGGTTCGCCGGCAACCATGACGAAACTCTGGTGATGCAGGAGGTGACCGCAGGGCGCGAGCTGATGAAACCGGTGCTCGACATCGGCAACTGGCGCGTCACGCTGCTCGACTCGTCTGTGTCGGGCTCGGTCCCGGGCTACCTGGCCGACGATCAACTGCAATTGCTGGCGCAGGCCTTGAGCGAGGCGCCCGAGCGCCATCACCTGGTGTGCCTGCACCACCATCCGGTATCCATCGACTGCAAATGGATGGAGCCTATCGGCTTGCGCAACCCCCATGCGCTGTTCGAGGTGCTCGAGCGTTTTCCCCAGGTACGGGCGCTGCTCTGGGGCCACATACACCAGGATTACGACCAGCAGCAAGGCGGCGTCCGTCTGCTGGCCACGCCTTCGACCTGCATCCAGTTCAAGCCGTTGAGCGAACAGTTCGCCCTGGACGACCTCGCGCCGGGCTATCGCTGGCTGCGCCTGATGCCCGACGGGCAGATCGAGACCGGCGTGTCACGGGTGCGTGATTTCCAATTCACCCCGGATTTCACGGCTGACGGGTACTGA
- a CDS encoding DUF1249 domain-containing protein: MNLLRERYRVDLVGLQAACEANYARLLRLLPDMRGQQRSRRIGMTQGDQMLGVLSLEVAQACPYTTTLRVRQEHSLPWLPVPQLEVQVYHDARMAEVVSAEHARRFRSVYPYPNDAMHQPDEKAQLNLFLGEWLNYCLECGHEMHPVV, translated from the coding sequence GTGAATCTGTTACGTGAACGCTACCGGGTCGACCTGGTCGGGCTTCAGGCCGCTTGCGAGGCCAACTATGCGCGCCTGCTGCGGCTGCTGCCCGACATGCGCGGCCAGCAGCGCTCGCGGCGCATCGGCATGACCCAGGGCGACCAGATGCTGGGCGTGCTCAGCCTCGAGGTGGCCCAGGCCTGCCCCTACACCACCACCCTGCGCGTGCGCCAGGAGCACAGCCTGCCCTGGCTGCCGGTGCCGCAATTGGAGGTGCAGGTGTATCACGATGCACGCATGGCCGAGGTGGTCAGCGCCGAGCATGCGCGGCGTTTTCGCAGCGTCTATCCCTACCCGAACGACGCCATGCACCAGCCGGATGAAAAAGCCCAGCTCAACCTGTTCCTGGGCGAGTGGTTGAACTACTGCCTGGAGTGCGGTCACGAAATGCATCCGGTGGTCTGA
- a CDS encoding NUDIX domain-containing protein: MTDSNSSTPREVQIVKRENCFKGFYQLDRLHLRHEQFAGGLGKEISRELFVRHDAVCALPYDPIRDEVVLIEQFRIGPVGKVENPWLIEVVAGLIDKQEVPEEVARREAEEEAGLVFTDLWPVTAYFPSPGGSNEFVYLYVGRCDSRGVGGLHGLEEEGEDIRVKVWPFAEALQALRDGKIINGSAIIALQWLALNRDEIRGKWT, from the coding sequence ATGACCGACAGCAACAGCTCGACCCCACGCGAGGTTCAGATCGTCAAGCGCGAGAACTGCTTCAAGGGGTTCTACCAGCTCGACCGCCTGCACCTGCGCCACGAGCAGTTTGCTGGCGGTTTGGGCAAGGAGATCAGCCGCGAACTGTTTGTGCGCCACGATGCCGTGTGCGCGCTGCCCTACGATCCGATTCGCGACGAGGTGGTGCTGATCGAGCAATTTCGCATCGGCCCGGTCGGCAAGGTGGAGAATCCCTGGCTGATCGAGGTGGTCGCCGGTCTGATCGACAAGCAGGAAGTGCCCGAAGAAGTTGCGCGGCGCGAGGCCGAGGAGGAAGCTGGCCTGGTGTTCACCGACCTTTGGCCGGTGACCGCCTATTTCCCGTCGCCGGGGGGCAGCAACGAATTCGTCTATCTGTACGTAGGCCGTTGCGACAGTCGCGGGGTAGGTGGCCTGCATGGCCTTGAAGAAGAAGGCGAAGACATCCGGGTCAAGGTGTGGCCGTTCGCCGAGGCGCTGCAAGCCTTGCGCGATGGCAAAATTATCAACGGTTCGGCGATCATCGCCCTGCAGTGGCTGGCCTTGAACCGTGACGAAATCAGGGGGAAGTGGACGTGA
- a CDS encoding RsiV family protein, with translation MSFYKLTALACAALTLGACSSLFQPDLHKPLQAKRDAWEHIKPGCSIGADCPLVNIDTLHFPDEPQLDALVQQRLLQMTRNAPNAPVAPTLQAYEAQFLSKADSRYSSYLQAKVREQHDGLVIIELSSYLDEGGAHGTPGRGFINWSRQQHKALTLQDMLLPGQEEAFWKAAEEAHRGWLKTVTEQGPNFARDWPFQKTPNIALTYGGVILKYDVYSIAPYAMGHPEIKIDYPRLNGVIKPQLFPGRG, from the coding sequence ATGTCGTTCTACAAGCTCACTGCCCTGGCCTGCGCGGCCCTGACTCTGGGCGCCTGCTCGAGTCTGTTTCAACCCGATCTGCACAAGCCGTTACAGGCCAAGCGTGACGCCTGGGAGCACATCAAGCCGGGCTGCAGCATCGGCGCCGATTGCCCACTGGTGAACATCGACACCCTGCACTTCCCCGACGAGCCCCAGCTCGACGCTCTGGTCCAGCAACGCTTGCTGCAAATGACCCGCAACGCGCCGAACGCCCCCGTGGCGCCAACCCTGCAGGCCTACGAGGCGCAATTCCTGAGCAAGGCCGACAGCCGCTACAGCAGCTACCTGCAGGCCAAGGTACGCGAGCAGCATGACGGGTTGGTGATCATCGAGCTGTCCAGCTACCTGGACGAAGGCGGCGCCCACGGCACGCCAGGGCGCGGCTTCATCAACTGGTCGCGCCAGCAGCACAAGGCCCTGACCCTGCAGGACATGCTGCTGCCAGGCCAGGAAGAGGCCTTCTGGAAGGCCGCCGAAGAGGCCCACCGCGGCTGGCTGAAGACGGTCACCGAACAGGGACCGAACTTCGCCAGGGATTGGCCGTTCCAGAAGACCCCGAACATCGCCCTGACCTATGGCGGCGTGATCCTCAAGTACGACGTGTACAGCATTGCGCCGTACGCGATGGGCCACCCGGAAATCAAGATCGACTACCCACGCCTGAACGGCGTGATCAAGCCGCAGCTGTTCCCGGGACGCGGCTGA
- the cytX gene encoding putative hydroxymethylpyrimidine transporter CytX, whose product MNTPSTYSPDIAVPASQRVFGARDLFSLWFSLGIGLMVLQTGALLAPGLGLAGSLLAIFLGTLVGVLLLAAVGVIGSDTGLSAMAALRLSLGRHGAALPALLNLLQLMGWGAFEIIVMRDAASLLAGGQFGAASALANPLLWTLVFGALATLLAVSGPLTFVRRFLRKWGIWLLLAACLWLTWNLFAKADLAGLWAKAGDGSMSLAVGFDIAIAMPLSWLPLIADYSRFGRKAGGVFGGTALGFFIGNLWLMSLGVGYTLAFAPSGETNALLMALAGAGLGIPLLLILLDESENAFADIHSAAVSTGLLVKAKVEHIALAIGVVCTLIACFAPLAQYQNFLLLIGSVFAPLFGVVLVDHFVLRRRQAGEVQAALHWAALVAWLGGIATYQVLANLYPNVGATLPSLLVAGVLHYAFNRLFSRVPGTAAA is encoded by the coding sequence GTGAACACACCCAGCACCTACTCTCCTGACATCGCCGTCCCCGCCAGCCAGCGGGTGTTCGGCGCGCGCGATCTGTTTTCCCTGTGGTTTTCCCTCGGCATCGGCCTGATGGTCCTGCAAACCGGCGCCTTGTTGGCCCCGGGCCTGGGCCTGGCCGGTTCACTGCTGGCGATCTTCCTCGGCACCCTGGTCGGCGTGCTGCTGCTGGCGGCGGTCGGCGTCATCGGCAGCGACACCGGCCTGTCGGCCATGGCCGCTCTGCGCCTGAGCCTGGGGCGCCACGGCGCCGCATTGCCGGCGCTGCTCAACCTGCTGCAACTGATGGGCTGGGGCGCTTTCGAAATCATCGTCATGCGTGACGCCGCCAGTCTGCTGGCCGGCGGCCAGTTCGGCGCGGCCAGTGCGCTGGCCAATCCGCTGCTGTGGACCCTGGTGTTCGGCGCGCTGGCCACCTTGCTGGCGGTCAGCGGGCCCTTGACCTTCGTGCGCCGATTTCTGCGCAAGTGGGGCATCTGGCTGTTGCTGGCGGCATGCCTGTGGCTGACCTGGAATCTCTTTGCCAAGGCCGATCTGGCCGGGCTGTGGGCCAAGGCCGGTGATGGCAGCATGAGCCTGGCGGTGGGCTTCGACATTGCCATCGCCATGCCGCTGTCGTGGCTGCCGCTGATCGCTGATTATTCGCGCTTCGGTCGCAAGGCCGGTGGCGTGTTCGGCGGCACCGCGCTGGGCTTCTTCATCGGCAACCTGTGGCTGATGAGCCTGGGCGTCGGCTACACCCTGGCGTTCGCCCCGAGCGGTGAGACCAACGCGCTGCTGATGGCGCTGGCCGGTGCCGGGCTGGGCATTCCGTTGCTGCTGATCCTGCTCGACGAGTCGGAAAACGCCTTCGCCGACATCCACTCGGCGGCCGTCTCCACCGGCCTGCTGGTCAAGGCCAAGGTCGAGCACATCGCCCTGGCGATCGGCGTGGTCTGCACCTTGATCGCCTGCTTTGCGCCGCTGGCGCAATACCAGAACTTCCTGCTGCTGATCGGCTCGGTGTTCGCGCCGCTGTTCGGCGTAGTGCTGGTCGACCACTTTGTACTGCGTCGACGCCAGGCCGGCGAGGTGCAGGCAGCCCTGCACTGGGCGGCCCTGGTGGCCTGGCTGGGCGGCATCGCTACCTACCAGGTGCTGGCCAACCTGTACCCCAACGTCGGCGCGACCTTGCCGTCACTGCTGGTCGCCGGGGTGCTGCACTACGCCTTCAACCGCCTGTTCAGCCGCGTCCCGGGAACAGCTGCGGCTTGA
- the thiC gene encoding phosphomethylpyrimidine synthase ThiC codes for MTIKAKNALHLSESAKVDEQSVQPFTRSQKIYVQGSRPDIRVPMREISLDVTPTDFAQTNGGGEINPPVTVYDTSGPYTDPNVIIDVRKGLADVRSAWIDERGDTERLAGLSSNFGQQRLNDEELTRLRFAHVRNPRRAKPGANVSQMHYARQGIITAEMEYVAIRENMKLAEARAAGLLTQQHGGHSFGASIPKEITAEFVREEVARGRAIIPANINHTELEPMIIGRNFLVKINGNIGNSALGSSIEEEVAKLTWGIRWGSDTVMDLSTGKHIHETREWIIRNSPVPIGTVPIYQALEKVGGVAEDLTWELFRDTLIEQAEQGVDYFTIHAGVLLRYVPLTAKRVTGIVSRGGSIMAKWCLAHHQENFLYTHFDDICEIMKAYDVSFSLGDGLRPGSIADANDAAQFGELETLGELTKIAWKHDVQCMIEGPGHVPMQLIKENMDKQLECCDEAPFYTLGPLTTDIAPGYDHITSGIGAAMIGWFGCAMLCYVTPKEHLGLPNKDDVKTGIITYKIAAHAADLAKGHPGAQIRDNALSKARFEFRWEDQFNLGLDPDTARAYHDETLPKDSAKVAHFCSMCGPKFCSMKITQEVREYAANQKIDAVDLSVAEGMREQAERFRQEGSQLYRKV; via the coding sequence ATGACTATAAAAGCAAAAAACGCCCTGCACCTGAGCGAGTCGGCCAAGGTCGACGAACAGTCGGTGCAACCCTTCACCCGTTCGCAGAAAATCTACGTGCAGGGCTCGCGCCCGGACATTCGCGTGCCGATGCGTGAAATCAGCCTGGACGTTACCCCCACCGACTTCGCGCAAACGAATGGGGGAGGCGAGATCAACCCTCCGGTCACCGTCTACGACACCTCAGGCCCCTACACCGACCCCAACGTGATCATCGACGTGCGCAAGGGCCTGGCCGACGTGCGCTCGGCGTGGATCGACGAGCGTGGCGACACCGAACGCCTCGCCGGCCTGAGCTCGAACTTCGGCCAGCAGCGCCTCAACGATGAAGAGCTGACCCGCCTGCGCTTCGCCCACGTGCGCAATCCACGCCGCGCCAAGCCCGGGGCCAACGTCAGCCAGATGCACTACGCCCGTCAGGGCATCATCACCGCCGAGATGGAATACGTGGCCATCCGCGAGAACATGAAGCTGGCCGAGGCCCGCGCCGCCGGCCTGCTGACCCAGCAGCATGGCGGCCACAGCTTCGGCGCCAGCATCCCCAAGGAAATCACCGCCGAATTCGTGCGCGAGGAAGTCGCCCGTGGTCGCGCAATCATTCCGGCCAACATCAACCACACCGAACTGGAGCCGATGATCATCGGCCGCAATTTCCTGGTGAAGATCAACGGCAACATCGGCAACAGCGCACTGGGCTCCTCCATCGAGGAAGAAGTGGCCAAGCTGACCTGGGGCATCCGCTGGGGCTCGGACACGGTGATGGACCTTTCCACCGGCAAGCACATCCACGAGACCCGCGAGTGGATCATCCGCAACTCGCCCGTGCCGATCGGTACCGTGCCCATCTACCAGGCCCTGGAAAAAGTCGGCGGCGTGGCCGAGGACCTGACCTGGGAGCTGTTTCGCGACACCCTGATCGAACAGGCCGAGCAGGGCGTCGACTACTTCACCATTCATGCCGGCGTGCTGCTGCGCTATGTGCCGCTGACCGCCAAGCGGGTCACCGGCATTGTCAGCCGTGGCGGCTCGATCATGGCCAAGTGGTGCCTGGCGCACCACCAGGAAAACTTCCTTTACACCCATTTCGACGACATCTGCGAAATCATGAAGGCCTACGACGTCAGCTTCTCGCTGGGTGACGGCTTGCGTCCTGGCTCCATCGCCGACGCCAACGATGCCGCGCAGTTCGGCGAGCTGGAGACCCTCGGCGAACTGACCAAGATCGCCTGGAAGCATGATGTCCAGTGCATGATCGAAGGTCCCGGCCACGTGCCCATGCAGCTGATCAAGGAGAACATGGACAAGCAGCTGGAATGCTGCGACGAGGCGCCGTTCTACACCCTCGGCCCGCTGACCACCGACATCGCCCCGGGCTATGACCACATCACCTCGGGCATCGGTGCGGCGATGATCGGCTGGTTCGGCTGCGCCATGCTCTGCTACGTCACGCCCAAGGAACACCTGGGCCTGCCGAACAAGGATGACGTCAAGACCGGCATCATCACCTACAAGATCGCCGCGCACGCAGCTGACCTGGCCAAAGGGCATCCGGGCGCGCAGATTCGTGACAACGCCTTGAGCAAGGCACGTTTCGAGTTCCGCTGGGAAGACCAGTTCAACCTCGGCCTGGACCCGGACACCGCACGGGCCTACCACGACGAGACGCTGCCCAAGGACTCGGCCAAGGTGGCGCACTTCTGCTCCATGTGCGGGCCGAAATTCTGCTCGATGAAGATCACCCAGGAGGTGCGCGAGTACGCCGCCAACCAGAAGATCGACGCCGTTGACCTGAGCGTGGCCGAGGGCATGCGCGAACAGGCCGAGCGATTCAGGCAGGAAGGCTCGCAGCTGTACAGGAAGGTCTGA
- a CDS encoding TolC family outer membrane protein: MLRRFSFALAVSCAAPPLAWAEPAPLASKTDLVSVYQDAANNNADLAAARADYAAQSEIVPQARAGLLPNLSAGADVMNSRTSVNQPDYTATRSGTLYQATLSQPIFHADRWFQLKAAKAVDQQAALQLSATEQNLILQTANDYFGVLRAQDNLATAKAEEQAFKRQLDQSNERFNVGLSDRTDTLQSQASYDTARANRIVAQRQVEDAFEALITLTHREYNSIQGIVHSLPVLPPVPNDAKAWVDTAAQQNLNLQASNFAVTSAEQTLNQRKAGHAPTVDAVAQIQKGDNDSFQLTNPNYTGVPYGGPVEQRTLGVQLNIPLYSGGLTSSQVREAYQRLNQSEQQRESLRRQVVENTRNLHRAVNTDVEQVQARKQSIISNQSSVLATEIGYQVGTRNIVDVLDAQRQLYASVRDYNNTRYDYILDNLRLKQAAGTLSPADLQALAQYLKPDYNPDKDFLPPDLAQAAQALLKPPVKKP, from the coding sequence ATGTTGCGCAGATTTTCCTTCGCCCTCGCCGTGTCCTGTGCGGCCCCGCCGCTGGCCTGGGCCGAACCGGCGCCGCTGGCCAGCAAGACCGATCTGGTCAGCGTCTACCAGGACGCGGCCAACAACAATGCCGACCTGGCCGCCGCCCGCGCCGACTATGCCGCTCAGAGCGAGATCGTGCCGCAGGCCCGCGCCGGACTGCTGCCCAATCTGTCGGCCGGCGCTGACGTGATGAACAGCCGCACCTCGGTCAACCAGCCCGATTACACCGCCACCCGCAGCGGCACGCTGTATCAGGCGACTTTGAGCCAGCCGATCTTCCACGCCGACCGCTGGTTCCAGCTCAAGGCGGCCAAGGCGGTGGACCAGCAGGCCGCGCTGCAGCTCTCGGCCACCGAGCAGAACCTGATCCTGCAGACCGCCAACGACTACTTCGGCGTGCTGCGGGCGCAGGACAACCTGGCCACCGCCAAGGCTGAAGAGCAGGCCTTCAAGCGCCAGCTCGACCAATCCAACGAGCGCTTCAACGTCGGCCTTTCCGACCGCACCGACACCCTGCAGTCCCAGGCCAGCTACGACACCGCCCGGGCCAACCGCATCGTCGCCCAGCGCCAGGTCGAGGACGCCTTCGAGGCATTGATCACCCTGACCCACCGCGAGTACAACTCGATCCAGGGCATCGTGCACAGCCTGCCGGTGCTGCCACCGGTGCCGAACGATGCCAAGGCCTGGGTCGACACCGCCGCGCAACAGAACCTCAACCTGCAGGCCAGCAACTTCGCCGTGACCTCCGCCGAGCAGACCCTCAACCAGCGCAAGGCCGGCCACGCGCCGACGGTCGACGCCGTGGCGCAGATCCAGAAAGGCGACAACGACAGCTTCCAGCTGACCAACCCCAACTACACCGGTGTGCCTTACGGCGGTCCAGTGGAGCAACGGACCCTGGGCGTGCAGTTGAACATTCCGCTGTACAGCGGCGGGCTGACCAGCTCGCAGGTGCGCGAGGCCTACCAGCGCCTCAACCAGAGCGAGCAGCAGCGCGAGAGCCTGCGCCGCCAGGTGGTGGAAAACACCCGCAACCTGCACCGCGCGGTAAACACCGATGTGGAGCAGGTGCAGGCGCGCAAGCAGTCGATCATCTCCAACCAGAGCTCGGTGCTGGCCACCGAAATCGGCTACCAGGTCGGCACCCGCAACATCGTCGACGTGCTCGACGCCCAGCGTCAGCTGTACGCCTCGGTGCGCGACTACAACAACACCCGCTACGATTACATCCTCGACAACCTGCGCCTCAAGCAGGCCGCCGGCACCCTCAGCCCGGCCGACCTGCAGGCGCTGGCGCAGTACCTCAAACCCGATTACAACCCGGACAAGGACTTCCTCCCTCCCGACCTGGCCCAGGCCGCGCAGGCGCTGCTCAAGCCGCCGGTCAAGAAGCCTTGA
- a CDS encoding DUF1778 domain-containing protein, with amino-acid sequence MSTTDDSPRTPKTARLELKTTEFAKDLIRRAAALSGQDMTSFIIACAVDKAEQVIERHRRIELSDHAFNRLHAILAADETAQPTQALIDLMGDHNAHRSGT; translated from the coding sequence ATGTCGACAACAGACGATTCTCCCAGAACCCCCAAAACGGCGCGCCTTGAACTCAAGACCACCGAGTTTGCGAAGGATTTGATTCGCAGGGCTGCCGCGCTTTCAGGACAAGACATGACTTCCTTCATCATCGCCTGCGCTGTCGACAAAGCTGAACAGGTCATCGAGCGGCATCGCCGAATCGAGTTGTCAGATCACGCATTCAACCGGCTTCACGCCATCCTCGCCGCTGACGAAACTGCGCAGCCGACTCAAGCGTTGATCGACTTGATGGGCGACCACAATGCGCATCGATCCGGCACCTGA
- the waaA gene encoding lipid IV(A) 3-deoxy-D-manno-octulosonic acid transferase, giving the protein MNRILYTCLFHLGLPLVALRLWLRSRQAPAYAQRVGERFSIGLPPLQPGGIWVHAVSVGESIAAAPMVRALLQRYPGLPITLTCMTPTGSERIRALFADEMAADEMLGAEPRIQHCYLPYDLPWAAARFLERARPKLAVIMETELWPNLIHQCARRGIPVALANARLSQRSARGYARFARLTRPMLEEMSLIAVQTEAEAERFRSLGARAQAVQVTGSIKFDLKVDPELATRAAQLRGQWSLDGRPVWIAASTHEGEDEVILAAHRQLLAQHADALLILVPRHPERFDRVHELCQQQGLRTVRRSSQVPVQADTEVLLGDTMGELLFLYALADIAFVGGSLVPNGGHNLLEPAALSKPVLSGPHLFNFLEIAGLLRTSGALLEVDDAQALAAAVQRLIELPQDARRMGEAGRAVMVANQGALERLLEGLAALLPE; this is encoded by the coding sequence ATGAACAGAATCCTTTATACCTGCCTGTTTCACCTTGGCCTGCCCTTGGTAGCGTTGCGTCTGTGGCTGCGTTCGCGCCAGGCTCCGGCCTACGCGCAGCGAGTCGGCGAGCGCTTCTCGATCGGCCTGCCACCGCTGCAGCCCGGCGGTATCTGGGTGCATGCGGTGTCGGTGGGCGAGAGCATCGCCGCCGCGCCCATGGTTCGCGCGCTGCTGCAACGCTACCCGGGCCTGCCGATCACCCTGACCTGCATGACCCCGACCGGCAGCGAGCGGATTCGCGCCCTTTTTGCCGATGAGATGGCTGCCGATGAGATGCTTGGCGCTGAGCCGCGCATCCAGCACTGCTACCTGCCTTATGACCTGCCCTGGGCTGCGGCGCGCTTTCTCGAGCGGGCCCGGCCTAAGCTGGCAGTGATCATGGAAACCGAACTGTGGCCCAACCTTATCCATCAGTGCGCGCGGCGCGGTATTCCCGTGGCGCTGGCCAACGCGCGGCTGTCCCAACGTTCGGCCCGTGGCTACGCACGCTTTGCCCGCTTGACCCGGCCGATGCTCGAGGAAATGAGCCTGATCGCCGTGCAGACCGAAGCCGAGGCCGAGCGCTTTCGCAGCCTGGGCGCCCGTGCGCAGGCGGTACAGGTCACCGGCTCGATCAAGTTCGACCTCAAGGTCGACCCGGAGCTGGCGACCCGTGCCGCCCAATTGCGCGGGCAGTGGTCGCTCGATGGCCGTCCGGTGTGGATTGCCGCCAGCACCCACGAGGGCGAAGACGAGGTGATTCTCGCGGCGCATCGCCAACTGCTGGCCCAGCATGCCGATGCCTTGCTGATTCTGGTGCCGCGCCACCCCGAGCGTTTCGACAGGGTTCATGAGCTGTGCCAGCAGCAGGGCTTGCGCACCGTGCGCCGCTCCAGCCAAGTGCCGGTGCAGGCCGACACCGAGGTTCTGCTGGGCGACACCATGGGCGAGTTGCTGTTTCTCTACGCGCTGGCGGATATCGCCTTCGTCGGCGGCAGCCTGGTGCCCAACGGCGGCCACAACCTGCTGGAGCCTGCGGCCCTGAGCAAGCCGGTATTGAGCGGCCCGCACCTGTTCAATTTCCTCGAAATCGCCGGCCTGCTGCGCACCAGCGGCGCCCTGCTCGAAGTCGACGACGCCCAGGCCCTGGCCGCGGCCGTGCAGCGCCTGATCGAACTGCCCCAGGACGCCCGGCGCATGGGCGAAGCGGGGCGAGCGGTGATGGTGGCCAATCAGGGGGCGCTGGAGCGGTTGTTGGAAGGGTTGGCGGCGTTACTTCCCGAGTAA
- a CDS encoding LysR family transcriptional regulator: protein MAQQWTLEHIQLFVQVAELRSFSAVARARRKAQSAISQAMAALESDLGVELFERSSGRQPRLTEAGQALLEQARELLRQCERLDGSALALMRGQEARLRLAQDEAMPYQPVLDSLEALAERYPTLEVQLTSGAQGDVARKLVERRADLGLLFHHEQMPAALERRTLGSVEMVTVCAVGHPLAGLARVTRQQLGGHRQLLIALENNSYPGGEAISAQVWRADSFYAMAELLMRGLGWAWLPRHVVQYPAYQNQMVELACDWTPPALVVELVWRRDEPLGPAARWLAEAFARHLRAIG from the coding sequence ATGGCGCAGCAGTGGACGCTCGAACACATCCAGCTGTTCGTCCAGGTCGCCGAGCTGCGCTCGTTCTCGGCCGTCGCACGGGCGCGGCGCAAGGCGCAGTCGGCGATCAGCCAGGCGATGGCCGCACTTGAGAGCGACCTGGGGGTGGAGCTGTTCGAGCGCAGCAGTGGCCGTCAGCCGCGGTTGACCGAGGCCGGCCAGGCCTTGCTGGAGCAGGCTCGGGAACTTCTGCGTCAATGCGAGCGCCTGGACGGAAGCGCCCTGGCGCTGATGCGCGGTCAGGAAGCACGCCTGCGCCTGGCCCAGGACGAAGCCATGCCCTATCAGCCAGTACTCGACAGCCTCGAAGCGCTGGCCGAGCGCTACCCTACCCTCGAAGTGCAGCTGACCAGCGGAGCCCAGGGCGACGTCGCGCGCAAACTGGTCGAGCGCCGCGCCGACCTCGGCTTGCTGTTTCATCATGAGCAGATGCCCGCCGCGCTGGAGCGGCGCACCCTGGGCAGCGTCGAGATGGTCACGGTGTGCGCGGTGGGTCATCCGCTGGCCGGGCTCGCGCGCGTCACCCGCCAGCAACTGGGTGGCCATCGGCAGTTGTTGATCGCCCTGGAGAACAACAGCTACCCCGGCGGTGAAGCCATCAGTGCCCAGGTCTGGCGCGCCGACAGCTTCTACGCCATGGCCGAGCTGCTGATGCGCGGCCTTGGCTGGGCCTGGTTGCCGCGCCATGTGGTGCAATACCCGGCCTACCAGAACCAGATGGTGGAACTGGCCTGCGACTGGACCCCACCGGCGCTGGTGGTGGAACTGGTGTGGCGTCGCGACGAGCCGCTGGGGCCGGCGGCGCGCTGGCTGGCGGAAGCCTTTGCCCGGCATTTGCGCGCCATTGGTTAG
- a CDS encoding multidrug efflux SMR transporter, producing the protein MPAYYYLAIAICCEVIATTSMKAIKGISTPLPLFLVIAGYAIAFWMLILVVRVIPVGVTYAIWSGMGIVLVSIAALFIYGQKLDAAAIGGMALIVLGVVVIQLFSKTAGH; encoded by the coding sequence ATGCCTGCCTACTACTACCTGGCCATCGCCATCTGCTGCGAAGTCATCGCCACCACCTCGATGAAGGCGATCAAGGGCATCAGCACCCCGCTGCCGCTGTTTCTGGTGATCGCCGGCTATGCCATCGCGTTCTGGATGCTGATCCTGGTGGTGCGGGTGATCCCGGTGGGCGTTACCTACGCCATCTGGTCGGGCATGGGCATCGTGCTGGTGAGCATCGCCGCCTTGTTCATCTACGGCCAGAAGCTCGACGCGGCGGCCATCGGCGGCATGGCGCTGATCGTGCTCGGCGTGGTGGTGATCCAGCTGTTCTCGAAAACCGCCGGGCACTGA